A part of Brassica rapa cultivar Chiifu-401-42 chromosome A05, CAAS_Brap_v3.01, whole genome shotgun sequence genomic DNA contains:
- the LOC103866513 gene encoding tRNA-aminoacylation cofactor arc1, translating into MDSKTKQMILSAVCKHFSVDPVGLGGSDESDVKTLYSNVLKASGKEVSSQNNEEVLKWMEYAEGLSKDCFAALEKLNVELAVKSVVLGDGLTPSAADVAVFAALHSSVIGLSDSDKEKIPHVIRWMNYIQIKEELTTLFGPISVKLPQFDFEVSKSVVKVDSKKTAESPKPLDKSEAQPSTKKAEPEEPKKKATKEKDAKKEKKKPAEAAPAAASKETELSVSLLNIQVGLIRKAWKHPSADSLLVEEIDVGEGKVRQVVSGLAKFCSPDDLTNRLVALITNVKPGKLRDVMSEGLVLCASNEDHSVVEPLLPPAGAKPGERVTFSGVEGKAEEVLNPKKKQLEKITPHLYTDESGVATYKGIPFMTSAGPCTSTIPKATIK; encoded by the exons atggattcAAAGACGAAGCAGATGATCCTATCAGCTGTCTGTAAACACTTCTCCGTTGACCCT GTTGGTCTTGGAGGGTCTGATGAGAGTGATGTCAAGACGCTGTACTCTAATGTCTTGAAGGCATCCGGAAAAGAAGTGTCTTCACAAAACAACGAGGAG GTCTTAAAGTGGATGGAATATGCAGAAGGTCTCTCAAAGGATTGCTTTGCAGCTCTTGAGAAGCTGAATGTGGAGTTAGCAGTCAAGTCAGTGGTGTTGGGAGATGGATTGACGCCATCTGCAGCTGATGTTGCTGTGTTTGCAGCTTTGCATTCTTCAGTG ATTGGTCTCTCGGATTCAGACAAGGAGAAGATCCCACATGTCATAAGGTGGATGAACTACATCCAG ATTAAAGAAGAGTTGACAACATTGTTTGGACCAATCTCTGTGAAGTTACCACAGTTTGACTTCGAGGTATCAAAAAGTGTCGTCAAGGTGGATTCCAAAAAGACTGCAGAGAGTCCAAAGCCTCTTGATAAATCAGAAGCTCAGCCGAGCACAAAGAAAGCTGAGCCTGAG GAGCCAAAGAAGAAGGCTACAAAGGAGAAGGATGccaagaaagaaaagaagaagcctGCTGAAGCAGCACCAGCAGCAGCTAGCAAAGAGACAGAGCTTAGTGTCAGTTTGCTAAATATTCAGGTCGGTCTGATTCGCAAAGCATGGAAACACCCTTCGGCAGACAG TTTGCTTGTGGAAGAAATAGATGTTGGAGAGGGTAAAGTGAGGCAAGTCGTTAGTGGCTTAGCTAAATTCTGCAGTCCTGATGATCTAACG aaccGTCTTGTTGCGCTCATCACAAATGTCAAACCTGGAAAGCTAAGAGATGTAATGTCAGAAGGACTG GTTCTTTGTGCTTCAAATGAAGATCACTCGGTTGTGGAGCCGTTGCTACCACCTGCTGGAGCTAAACCAGGAGAGCGTGTTACATTCTCAGG GGTGGAAGGAAAGGCGGAAGAGGTACTGAACCCAAAAaagaagcaacttgagaagATAACGCCG CATTTGTACACTGATGAAAGTGGTGTAGCCACTTACAAAGGCATACCGTTCATGACGTCAGCTGGACCCTGCACTTCCACCATCCCCAAGGCTACCATCAAGTAG
- the LOC103866515 gene encoding DEAD-box ATP-dependent RNA helicase 17 produces MVKRTQQPARDSKQEAKDVNKSKNGLFASCTFSSLGLDPKLSDQLQERMGFEAPTHVQAQSIPVILSGRDVLVNAATGTGKTIAYLAPIIHHLQAYSPKVDRSHGTFALVIVPTRELCLQVYETLEKLLHRFHWIVPGYVMGGEKKAKEKARLRKGISILIATPGRLLDHLKNTASFEHKNLRWVIFDEADCILEMGYGKETEQIIKLLGSRQYEEGDDDDVVVPKGAQKQTLLLSATLNEKVNHLAKLSLDDPVMIGLDNSKTQQKQLPIESPASPDSDEDEMVIHVNKSANPSSEDYGIPSQLVQKYVKVPCGARLVALLSVLKNLFEREASQKVVVFFSTRDAVDFHHSLLSEFQWPPKSETQEEEEATKQLFLKCKTFRLHGSMEQEDRRSAFANFKAEKQALLLSTDVAARGLDFPKVRCIIQYDCPGEATEYVHRVGRTARIGEKGEALLFLQPVEIDYLKDLKKHGATLAEYPLLKVLDKFPLLGNMPRIKKVISLESHPWVISLQRALEFFTYAEPKMKNLAKNAFVSWVRGYAAHKGELKSIFVVKKLHLGHVAKSFALKEQPSLVGKSHHKETMKRKRDERQRGQHPKKRKKMSGGNSRSTTKT; encoded by the exons ATGGTTAAGAGAACCCAACAACCCGCGAGAGATTCAAAGCAAGAAGCTAAAGATGTAAACAAATCAAAGAACGGTCTGTTCGCTTCTTGCACCTTCTCCTCCCTCGGCCTAGATCCCAAACTCTCCGACCAGCTCCAAG AAAGGATGGGTTTTGAAGCTCCTACGCATGTACAAGCTCAATCTATTCCCGTTATTCTCTCCGGTCGAGATGT ACTTGTTAACGCTGCAACTGGAACTGGTAAAACTATAGCTTACTTGGCACCAATCATCCATCACTTGCAAGCTTATTCTCCCAAGGTTGATCGTTCTCATGGAACTTTTG CTTTGGTGATTGTGCCGACACGGGAGCTATGCCTTCAGGTGTACGAGACTTTGGAGAAGCTGCTGCATCGGTTCCACTGGATTGTCCCTGGTTATGTGATGGGAGGCGAGAAGAAGGCTAAAGAAAAGGCTAGGCTAAGGAAAG GGATATCTATTCTAATTGCAACCCCAGGACGCCTTCTTGACCATTTGAAGAACACAGCTTCATTTGAGCACAAGAATCTTCGATGGGTCATCTTTGATGAAGCTGATTG CATTCTCGAAATGGGTTATGGGAAGGAGACGGAACAGATCATTAAGCTTTTAGGTTCTAGACAATACGAGGAaggggatgatgatgatgttgttgTACCAAAGGGAGCTCAGAAACAGACCTTGTTACTCTCAGCAACACTGAATGAGAAAGTTAACCACCTTGCAAAACTTAGTTTGGATGATCCGGTGATGATTGGTCTTGACAACAGCAAAACGCAACAAAAGCAGCTGCCAATAGAGTCTCCAGCCTCTCCTGATTCTGATGAGGATGAGATGGTGATTCACGTAAACAAATCAGCAAATCCTTCATCTGAGGACTATGGTATACCATCGCAGCTTGTGCAGAAATATGTTAAAG TGCCGTGTGGTGCACGGCTTGTGGCGCTTCTTTCTGTACTCAAGAACCTCTTTGAGAGGGAAGCTTCTCAAAAG GTGGTTGTATTCTTCTCAACACGTGATGCTGTAGATTTTCATCACTCGCTTCTGAGTGAATTCCAGTGGCCACCAAAGTCCGAGAcacaagaagaggaggaggcgACGAAGCAGCTGTTTCTCAAGTGCAAAACGTTCCGGCTACATGGAAGTATGGAGCAGGAGGATAGAAGATCTGCGTTTGCGAACTTCaaagcagagaaacaagctCTTCTCTTGAGTACTGATGTTGCTGCTAGAGGTTTGGATTTCCCAAAAGTAAGATGTATTATACAATATGACTGTCCCGGGGAAGCTACTGAGTATGTGCATAG AGTTGGTAGGACAGCTCGTATTGGTGAAAAGGGAGAAGCCTTGTTGTTTCTACAGCCTGTTGAGATAGACTATCTTAAGGACCTTAAGAAACATGGTGCAACACTTGCAGAGTACCCTCTTCTCAAAGTACTTGATAAGTTTCCGCTACTTGGCAACATGCCTCGCATCAAGAAGGTTATATCCCTAGAATCACATCCCTGGGTCATTTCTCTGCAGAGAGCTCTTGAGTTCTTTACCTACGCTGAG CCGAAGATGAAGAACCTGGCAAAGAATGCGTTCGTCTCTTGGGTTAGGGGATATGCAGCTCACAAGGGAGAGCTCAAGAGCATCTTTGTGGTGAAGAAGCTTCACTTGGGTCATGTAGCCAAGAGCTTCGCTCTGAAAGAGCAACCTTCGTTGGTTGGAAAGTCACACCATAAGGAAACAATGAAGCGGAAAAGAGACGAACGCCAGAGAGGGCAACAcccaaagaagagaaagaagatgagTGGTGGCAATAGTAGAAGTACAACAAAAACTTGA
- the LOC103866516 gene encoding probable WRKY transcription factor 54 gives MDPNSNNTKSIKRKVVDQLVQGYEFATQLQLLLSHQHSSQYISQTRIVSGDLDPVDELIAKILSSFHKTISVLDSCDSVPMAVKGSPNASRGDDLAAPVSCNGGDSGDSRKRLGVGKGKRGCYTRKKRWHTWTVEASRIDEDKYAWRKYGQKEILNSKFPRSYFRCTHKPTRGCKATKLVQKQEQDPSLFQITYIGHHTCNVSDQTQANTEPNDHGVVTDSDNALVATVAQDHVNANIQEQEQENDISSLIVVGAGMVKEEDNNNGDQNKNYCEGSSVDGDLSLAWQDVMMMFDDHQHHQNHYYQGETSTASHQFSFIDNDQLFSLFDPYCPYEGTNAI, from the exons ATGGATCCAAATAGTAACAACACCAAATCCATAAAGAGAAAAGTTGTCGACCAACTCGTCCAAGGCTACGAGTTCGCtactcagcttcagcttctCCTCTCTCATCAACACTCAAGTCAGTACATCAGTCAGACCCGTATTGTTTCTGGCGATCTGGATCCAGTTGATGAGCTCATCGCTAAGATCTTGAGTTCTTTCCACAAAACCATATCGGTTCTTGATTCTTGTGACTCCGTCCCTATGGCCGTTAAGGGTTCACCGAATGCTTCACGTGGTGATGATTTGGCGGCTCCTGTGAGTTGCAACGGTGGAGATTCCGGGGATAGTAGGAAGAGACTTGGGGTTGGGAAGGGCAAAAGAGGATGCTACACTAGAAA AAAGAGATGGCATACTTGGACTGTGGAAGCTAGTAGAATCGATGAAGACAAATATGCTTGGAGGAAATATGGACAAAAAGAGATTCTTAATTCCAAATTCCCAAG AAGTTACTTTAGATGCACACACAAGCCAACACGAGGATGCAAAGCAACAAAGCTAGTTCAAAAACAAGAGCAAGACCCTAGTTTATTTCAAATCACATACATTGGCCACCACACATGTAATGTTAGTGACCAAACACAAGCAAATACCGAGCCTAATGATCACGGAGTAGTAACGGATTCGGACAACGCATTGGTTGCAACCGTTGCTCAAGACCATGTTAATGCAAATATACAAGAGCAAGAGCAAGAGAACGACATCAGTAGTCTGATTGTAGTAGGTGCAGGCATGGTGAAGGAGGAGGACAATAACAATGGTGATCAGAATAAGAACTATTGTGAGGGTTCTTCCGTAGATGGCGATTTATCATTGGCGTGGCAAGACGTGATGATGATGTTTGATGATCATCAACATCATCAGAATCACTACTATCAAGGTGAAACTAGTACTGCTTCTCATCAGTTCTCTTTCATTGACAACGATCAACTCTTCTCCTTATTCGATCCATACTGCCCTTACGAAGGAACAAATGCCATATGA
- the LOC103866517 gene encoding uncharacterized protein LOC103866517: MVKPSDFKAIHGFIRSHYTRVNPVTTHRSNPSSSIASHLHTRLTSFHSLSPKPTGLSQLLSQKLQPLGLPRVKNASFAFAFRFVSTKSSGFRKVDGSFARKVVDKPVKAVSSSFARYREAMGLHVDAFWKKNSLVLYGAGGVFVCIFLWRIMFGIASTFVGLSEGMAKYGFLALSSAIVAFSGLYLRSRFTINPDKVYRMTMRKINTAADILEVMGAPLSGSDLRAYVMSGGGITFKKFKPTIRSKRCFLLFPVQGSERKGLVSVEVKKKKGQYDMKLLAVDIPMASGPDQRLYLIGDEEGYKVGGGLISELRDPVVKAMAATKEFDNLDRIEEEEDAERELQEAERKHREEIEKLEKESS, translated from the exons ATGGTGAAACCATCGGATTTCAAAGCAATCCACGGCTTTATCCGGTCGCATTACACCCGGGTCAACCCGGTCACCACCCACCGGTCAAACCCATCGAGCAGTATCGCTTCCCACCTCCACACCAGGCTCACCTCCTTCCACAGCTTATCCCCCAAACCCACTGGCTTATCTCAGCTCCTCTCTCAAAAGCTTCAACCTTTGGGTTTGCCACGTGTGAAAAACGCGAGCTTTGCGTTTGCGTTTAGGTTCGTGTCCACTAAGAGCTCTGGGTTTCGTAAAGTCGATGGTAGCTTTGCGAGGAAGGTTGTTGACAAGCCCGTGAAAGCCGTTAGCTCTAGCTTCGCTAGGTACCGTGAGGCTATGGGTTTGCACGTTGACGCGTTCTGGAAGAAGAACAGTCTTGTTTTGTATGGAGCTGGTGGTGTGTTTGTGTGTATCTTCCTTTGGAGGATTATGTTTGGGATTGCTAGTACCTTTGTTGGGCTCTCTGAGGGTATGGCTAAGTATGGGTTTCTAGCTCTCTCCTCGGCCATTGTAGCGTTTTCT GGACTATACCTGCGGTCAAGGTTCACAATAAATCCGGATAAAGTTTACAGGATGACAATGAGGAAGATCAACACAGCAGCTGACATTCTGGAAGTAATGGGTGCTCCTCTGTCAGGATCAGATTTGAGAGCTTATGTGATGTCAGGTGGTGGCATAACCTTCAAGAAATTCAAGCCAACGATTAGGAGCAAGCGTTGCTTTCTCCTGTTCCCCGTTCAAGGCTCTGAGAGAAAGGGACTTGTTAGCGTCGAagttaagaagaagaaaggccAG TATGACATGAAGCTTTTGGCGGTGGACATTCCAATGGCCTCTGGTCCTGACCAACGGTTATATCTGATTGGAGATGAAGAAGGGTACAAAGTCGGTGGTGGTTTGATCTCTGAGCTAAGAGACCCTGTTGTGAAAGCCATGGCAGCGACTAAGGAGTTCGATAACCTTGACAGAATTGAAGAGGAGGAAGACGCTGAAAGAGAACTTCAAGAAGCTGAAAGAAAGCACCGTGAGGAGATTGAGAAGCTCGAAAAAGAGAGCTCTTAA